The following proteins come from a genomic window of Phycisphaeraceae bacterium:
- a CDS encoding sugar phosphate isomerase/epimerase, with protein MTPQKPSQFALVSWATHAKTPAELAARVKEIGLNKIQMHLALAYADPAVWGNVQSDLRKEGIEIISGMFGTTGEDYSTLETIRLTGGFIPDKHWEANWKAVQDNTKVAAAMGLKLISTHSGFLPDDKKDPNFNKLVDRISQVAKHLGQHGITMLFETGQETADTLWQFLQALDQNGASNTGVNFDPANMILYDKGDPIASLKKLMPRVKQVHIKDAVRTKTPGTWGTEVPIGEGQVDWKSFIQVLSEGDFQGHLVIEREAGQDRVGDVRKAIAHVSQFM; from the coding sequence ATGACACCGCAGAAACCATCACAGTTTGCCCTCGTTTCCTGGGCTACTCACGCTAAAACTCCCGCGGAACTGGCCGCACGTGTCAAGGAAATCGGCCTGAATAAGATTCAGATGCACCTTGCTCTTGCATACGCCGACCCCGCGGTATGGGGCAATGTTCAGAGCGATCTGCGAAAAGAAGGCATCGAGATTATTTCTGGAATGTTCGGAACCACGGGAGAAGACTACTCGACGCTTGAGACAATTCGTCTGACTGGCGGATTCATTCCCGACAAACATTGGGAAGCTAACTGGAAGGCTGTTCAGGATAATACGAAAGTTGCTGCGGCTATGGGCCTCAAGCTCATCAGCACACACTCCGGGTTTCTACCTGACGACAAAAAAGATCCAAACTTCAATAAGCTCGTCGATCGTATCTCACAGGTCGCAAAGCACCTTGGCCAGCACGGCATCACGATGCTCTTTGAGACCGGCCAAGAGACCGCTGACACCCTGTGGCAATTCCTTCAAGCATTAGATCAAAACGGTGCCAGCAACACGGGTGTAAATTTTGATCCGGCAAACATGATTCTCTACGACAAAGGCGACCCCATCGCATCATTGAAAAAACTCATGCCTCGTGTGAAACAGGTACACATCAAAGACGCAGTGCGTACAAAGACTCCCGGTACATGGGGAACCGAGGTGCCAATCGGAGAAGGACAGGTCGATTGGAAATCATTTATTCAGGTGCTCTCTGAAGGTGATTTCCAAGGTCACCTGGTTATCGAGCGTGAAGCGGGACAGGATCGCGTAGGTGACGTACGGAAGGCGATCGCACACGTATCACAATTCATGTAA
- the rfaD gene encoding ADP-glyceromanno-heptose 6-epimerase, with amino-acid sequence MDRILVTGGAGFVGSNLVRQLQDEHPDALILVIDDFRVGSFSNLASEGEQGWSFRGEVIARSLLELDMFGIVEDYNPEVIFHEASITDTTVTDQQRMIAENVEPFEVLLNIAIEMGVKLVWASSAATYGTRANGATQQRRPFELQDAGQPANVYGFSKWIMENLHRSALAENPEAHIVGLRYFNVFGPGEENKKHMSSMIYQLAQQMLAGQRPRIFRDGEQARDHVYVKDVVNATIAAADDRARSGIYNVGTGKATTFNQIIACLNESLGTRFDTEYLDNPYKFYQDYTCADLSQTKAGLKWSPQYDTKSAIIEYTRFLKACADANAPQKNVTAKASTDEENRGNAEPRRKEEREEKRN; translated from the coding sequence ATGGATCGTATTCTCGTCACTGGCGGGGCTGGCTTTGTCGGCTCCAACCTCGTCCGCCAACTTCAGGATGAGCATCCCGATGCTTTGATTCTCGTGATCGACGACTTTCGCGTCGGCAGTTTCTCCAATCTCGCTAGTGAAGGCGAACAAGGATGGAGCTTCCGAGGTGAAGTCATCGCCCGATCATTGCTAGAGCTCGACATGTTTGGCATTGTCGAGGACTACAACCCCGAAGTGATCTTCCACGAAGCATCGATCACGGACACCACCGTGACCGATCAGCAACGGATGATCGCGGAGAATGTTGAGCCATTCGAGGTCTTGCTCAATATCGCCATCGAGATGGGGGTTAAGCTTGTCTGGGCGTCCAGTGCTGCGACTTACGGGACACGCGCCAATGGTGCCACGCAACAGCGTCGCCCGTTCGAGCTTCAGGACGCAGGCCAGCCTGCCAATGTCTATGGTTTTTCCAAGTGGATCATGGAAAATCTCCACCGATCCGCATTGGCTGAAAATCCAGAGGCTCATATCGTCGGCCTGCGTTACTTCAACGTCTTCGGTCCGGGTGAAGAAAACAAGAAACACATGTCGAGCATGATCTATCAGCTTGCCCAGCAGATGCTCGCCGGTCAGCGGCCGCGCATCTTCCGCGATGGAGAGCAGGCCCGTGACCATGTTTACGTCAAGGATGTCGTTAATGCGACTATTGCGGCGGCGGATGATCGCGCACGCAGCGGTATCTACAACGTCGGAACAGGTAAGGCGACAACCTTCAACCAGATCATTGCCTGCCTGAATGAGTCGCTGGGAACTCGGTTTGACACGGAGTACCTCGACAATCCCTATAAGTTTTATCAGGACTACACCTGTGCGGATCTGTCACAGACCAAAGCCGGCCTGAAGTGGTCACCGCAATACGACACCAAGTCCGCCATCATCGAATACACGCGATTCCTCAAGGCCTGCGCGGACGCCAACGCCCCACAGAAAAACGTCACGGCAAAAGCATCCACAGATGAAGAAAATCGCGGCAACGCGGAGCCTCGGCGCAAAGAAGAACGTGAAGAAAAGCGTAACTGA
- a CDS encoding uracil-DNA glycosylase: MDAKRRKRILRQHLLTDHLMGVRTVPIGTRSNTLTEGLSQPNDVPNSPSTHSAGLKTSTPRSSASSNQVVTPIQASPEVPLQPGLYKQLDSATKIRILTELRQTEVEGCTKCILCERRTQTVFGEGDPDAKLMFIGEGPGETEDKTGRPFVGRAGELLDKMIVAMGYKREDVYIANVVKCRPPGNRAPTPVEVEACWGYLKRQLMTIQPRAIVTLGGPAAKLILSTDRNISSIRGQWDTFRGLSPEGPYIPVMPTFHPAYVLRNYNEETRRKVWSDLKRVKSFLDSDAATPS, from the coding sequence ATGGATGCCAAACGGCGAAAGCGTATTCTTCGACAGCACCTGTTGACGGATCATCTGATGGGGGTACGGACGGTACCAATTGGAACGCGCAGCAATACCCTCACGGAAGGTCTCTCACAACCGAATGACGTCCCCAATTCTCCCTCGACGCACTCTGCGGGATTAAAGACCTCGACTCCACGATCTTCTGCATCATCCAACCAAGTCGTCACACCAATTCAGGCGTCACCGGAAGTACCATTGCAGCCGGGGCTGTACAAACAACTCGACTCTGCGACAAAGATTCGTATTCTCACAGAGCTTCGACAAACCGAGGTGGAAGGGTGTACCAAGTGCATACTCTGCGAAAGACGGACACAGACGGTGTTCGGCGAGGGTGATCCTGATGCCAAGCTGATGTTTATCGGCGAAGGGCCGGGTGAGACAGAGGATAAGACGGGGCGTCCATTTGTCGGCCGCGCGGGAGAATTGCTCGACAAGATGATTGTGGCAATGGGTTACAAGCGGGAGGATGTTTACATTGCGAATGTGGTCAAATGCCGTCCGCCGGGGAATCGCGCGCCAACGCCTGTGGAGGTGGAGGCTTGCTGGGGTTACCTCAAACGTCAATTGATGACCATCCAGCCGCGTGCGATCGTCACCCTTGGCGGTCCAGCCGCAAAACTTATTCTCAGCACTGATCGCAACATCTCCTCGATTCGCGGGCAGTGGGATACGTTTCGAGGGCTGTCGCCGGAAGGGCCTTACATCCCGGTCATGCCCACGTTTCATCCAGCCTATGTATTGAGAAATTACAACGAAGAAACACGTCGCAAGGTGTGGTCGGATCTCAAACGGGTCAAGTCATTTCTTGACAGTGACGCCGCGACACCGTCATGA
- the nagB gene encoding glucosamine-6-phosphate deaminase, with product MTQYEKIPAQVFDDSKAASIAVAGEIAKLIRDRAKKKQKAILGLATGSTPVNVYNELVRLHKQEKLSFKNVITFNLDEYFPMQPNELQSYVRFMNEHLFDHIDIPRKQVHIPDGTVPVEEVFAQCQAYEKAIDDAGGIDLQILGIGRTGHVGFNEPGSGRNSRTRLITLDKVTRLDAASDFFGEENVPRRAITMGVGTILRAKRILLMAYGEHKAPVVAQAIEGEITSTIAASFLQEHPNAQIILDRAAAAELTRFKSPWLLGPIDWDRPTIRKAVTWLALEHEKPILKLTDEDYNEAGLQDLLAKHGLAYDINIEVFRAQQDTITGWPGGKPPKVQRPGDRRREGDDIFPKRVVIFSPHPDDDVISMGGTLIRLVDQGHEVHVAYQTSGNIAVFDAAALRFADFAAEFNQMFGIAERKASQIEAHIEEFLRNKKPGQVDSEEVQKIKGLIRRGEARAACRYCGIPDRGVHFLDMPFYETGRVRKKPIGEGDIQLIVDLLQEIKPHQIYAAGDLSDPHGTHRVCLAAIFAAMDRLKTADWRKTCDLWLYRGAWQEWGVHEIEMAVPLSPIEVMRKRIAIFKHESQKDRALFPGSDSREFWQRAEDRNRKTAKLYDKLGLAEYEAIEGFVKWKG from the coding sequence ATGACCCAGTACGAAAAAATACCCGCACAGGTCTTCGACGACTCGAAGGCTGCCAGCATCGCCGTTGCAGGTGAGATCGCCAAACTCATTCGTGACCGCGCCAAGAAAAAGCAAAAAGCTATCCTCGGACTGGCGACCGGGTCAACCCCTGTCAACGTCTATAACGAGTTGGTCCGGCTCCATAAACAGGAGAAGCTCTCCTTTAAGAACGTCATTACGTTCAATCTTGACGAGTATTTTCCAATGCAACCGAACGAGCTTCAGAGCTATGTTCGGTTCATGAATGAACACCTTTTTGACCATATCGATATCCCGCGTAAACAGGTGCACATTCCTGACGGTACGGTGCCGGTGGAAGAGGTATTCGCACAGTGTCAGGCGTATGAAAAAGCGATTGACGATGCCGGCGGGATCGACCTGCAAATCCTTGGTATTGGTCGGACTGGACACGTTGGCTTCAACGAGCCGGGTTCAGGCCGTAATTCACGAACACGCCTCATCACACTTGATAAGGTGACGCGACTCGACGCAGCCAGCGATTTCTTCGGCGAAGAAAATGTCCCTCGTCGCGCCATTACGATGGGCGTCGGCACGATTCTCCGCGCCAAGCGCATTCTGCTGATGGCATACGGTGAACACAAAGCTCCGGTGGTCGCTCAAGCTATCGAGGGAGAGATCACCAGCACCATCGCCGCCAGCTTCCTACAGGAGCACCCCAACGCCCAGATCATTCTCGATCGAGCAGCAGCTGCGGAGCTTACAAGGTTCAAAAGCCCCTGGCTGTTAGGCCCGATCGACTGGGATCGTCCGACGATCCGCAAAGCGGTTACCTGGCTCGCTCTTGAGCATGAAAAACCAATCCTCAAATTGACCGACGAGGACTACAACGAGGCAGGATTGCAGGATTTGCTGGCCAAGCATGGTCTTGCTTACGACATCAATATCGAAGTCTTCCGTGCCCAACAGGACACAATCACAGGCTGGCCTGGCGGTAAACCTCCCAAGGTGCAGAGGCCGGGGGATCGCCGCCGCGAGGGAGATGACATTTTCCCCAAGCGTGTCGTCATTTTCTCCCCACATCCCGACGACGACGTAATCTCAATGGGTGGCACACTCATCCGACTGGTGGATCAGGGACACGAGGTTCATGTCGCCTACCAGACCAGTGGAAATATCGCGGTATTCGATGCGGCGGCCCTGCGCTTCGCTGACTTCGCGGCAGAGTTTAATCAGATGTTCGGCATCGCCGAGCGTAAGGCATCGCAGATCGAGGCGCACATTGAAGAATTCCTTCGCAACAAAAAACCCGGACAAGTGGACAGCGAAGAAGTCCAGAAGATCAAAGGTCTGATCCGTCGCGGCGAAGCTCGTGCGGCCTGTCGCTACTGCGGCATACCTGATCGTGGAGTCCACTTCCTGGACATGCCGTTTTATGAAACCGGCCGTGTGCGTAAGAAACCAATCGGCGAGGGTGATATTCAGTTGATTGTTGACCTGCTTCAGGAAATCAAACCGCACCAGATCTATGCAGCAGGTGATCTTTCCGATCCGCACGGCACACACCGGGTCTGCCTTGCTGCGATTTTCGCAGCCATGGATCGATTGAAAACCGCCGATTGGCGCAAGACCTGCGATCTATGGCTCTACCGCGGTGCATGGCAGGAGTGGGGCGTCCATGAGATCGAGATGGCGGTACCGCTTTCGCCGATCGAAGTGATGCGTAAACGCATCGCAATCTTCAAACACGAATCGCAAAAGGACCGCGCTCTTTTCCCCGGCAGCGATAGCCGTGAGTTCTGGCAGCGGGCGGAGGATCGAAACAGGAAAACCGCGAAGCTTTATGACAAACTCGGCCTCGCGGAGTACGAGGCGATCGAGGGCTTTGTCAAGTGGAAAGGCTGA
- a CDS encoding LysM peptidoglycan-binding domain-containing protein, with protein sequence MKSGYKIAIVTAVILLVVIFAYYLKIEKPQRAPAETPEVTTITSNDSAVPSLPPATDNSNTTVSLPPSTDDIAARMRTQSAPPTDGTTSQLVLGETPTTRPSAEAVDAFPPTTRPAENTVGTDLRTSGTDLRPVDTQIPERSVDLFSNDTEDTAASTASSTYTIKAGDTFQSIAAKHLGSASRWRDIGKANPFVEPTKLKIGQVIKLPSATSAVSDASVEPPRRVAARATDSAVTTVKPTGITHKVKFGETLSTLAYQYYGDRGQWKKIYNANRDVLRNPDRLPDGVKLTIPAKSSR encoded by the coding sequence ATGAAGAGCGGCTATAAGATCGCGATCGTCACTGCGGTGATTTTGCTGGTAGTCATTTTTGCCTACTACCTAAAAATCGAGAAGCCTCAGCGAGCCCCTGCGGAAACCCCTGAAGTCACCACGATCACCTCCAATGACAGCGCGGTCCCCAGCCTGCCTCCCGCAACTGATAACAGCAACACGACCGTGAGCCTGCCCCCTTCGACCGACGACATCGCTGCAAGGATGCGAACTCAGTCCGCCCCGCCTACCGATGGCACCACCAGTCAACTCGTACTCGGTGAAACGCCAACGACCCGTCCCAGTGCCGAAGCTGTCGATGCGTTCCCCCCCACTACTCGACCGGCTGAAAATACTGTTGGTACCGACCTTCGTACCAGTGGAACTGATCTACGACCCGTGGATACACAGATCCCCGAACGCTCTGTGGATCTTTTCTCCAACGATACTGAAGATACGGCCGCTTCCACCGCAAGTTCTACTTACACGATTAAGGCGGGCGACACGTTCCAATCTATCGCAGCGAAACATCTGGGTTCCGCCAGCCGTTGGCGCGATATCGGTAAAGCCAATCCATTCGTCGAGCCTACTAAGCTCAAGATCGGCCAGGTCATCAAACTTCCAAGTGCGACCAGTGCTGTATCTGACGCCTCCGTCGAGCCTCCCCGCCGTGTCGCCGCTCGCGCAACCGATAGTGCTGTCACCACCGTCAAGCCAACGGGCATCACTCACAAAGTTAAATTCGGCGAGACACTTTCCACGCTGGCCTACCAATACTACGGCGATCGCGGCCAGTGGAAGAAAATCTATAACGCCAACCGTGACGTCCTTCGCAATCCCGACCGCCTACCGGACGGGGTGAAGCTGACTATTCCCGCTAAATCAAGCCGATAG